The following are encoded in a window of Acipenser ruthenus chromosome 26, fAciRut3.2 maternal haplotype, whole genome shotgun sequence genomic DNA:
- the LOC117430753 gene encoding phospholipid-transporting ATPase 11C-like isoform X1, whose protein sequence is MFRRCFNRWCGGDENRVDSRTIYVGHRRCPGTNTYLPLKFCDNRIISSKYTVWNFLPKNLFEQFRRIANFYFLIIFLVQVIVDTPTSPVTSGLPLFFVITVTAIKQGYEDWLRHKADNEVNKYLVSVQEDGGAVRKESEEIKVGDVVEVTEDETFPCDLILLQSTRDDGTCFVTTASLDGESNHKTHFTVADTEKHLDSFYATIECEQPQPDLYKFVGRMHITKDGLEPIVRSLGPENLLLKGATLKNTKKIYGVAVYTGMETKMALNYQGKSQKRSAVEKSINAFLIVYLCILISKALVCTTLKYVWQSHPGHDEPWYNQKTQKEKDTNKFLKMFTDFLSFMVLFNFIIPVSMYVTVEMQKFLGSFFISWDKDFFDPEIQEGALVNTSDLNEELGQVEYVFTDKTGTLTQNNMEFIECCIDGYQYNYRDSRTELDGFCVTDGPVSKLQEKAGKEKEELFLRALCLCHTVQVKEGTELHGMDEVDGIGASDDAEQCCYIASSPDEVALVKGAKKYGFMFLGMEGKHMKMQNRNKDVEQYELLHVLNFDPVRRRMSVIVKTKSGETLLFCKGADSSVFPRVQAEEVERIRMHVERNAMEGYRTLCVAYKSLSSEEFEQTDAALQDARLALQDREERLAQVYDQVEAGMHLIGATAVEDRLQEEAAETMEALHGAGMKVWVLTGDKMETAKSTCYACRLFLKSTELLELTVRTLEEGGRPREEKLHELLLDYHKRAVQDRHKDKDKEAVTRSWSSGFREFGFIVDGATLSLVLNASPDASANRYKSLFLQICQNCTAVLCCRMAPLQKAQIVKMVKNSKGSPITLSIGDGANDVSMILEAHVGIGVKGKEGRQAVRNSDYAIPKLKHLKKLLLVHGHLYYVRIAHLVQYFFYKNLCFILPQFLYQFFCGFSQQPLYDAAYLTMYNICFTSMPIVAYSLLEQHICIESLLENSSLYRGIAKNAMLRWGPFLYWTLLGLFEGLVFFFGVYQLFWNPALADNGQVFGNWTFGTIVFTVLVFTVTLKLAMDTRHWTWVNHFVIWGSLAFYIFFSFFWGGIIWPFMQQQRLYFVFANMLSSVSAWLIIILLIVVSLLPDIVIGVFRQPQGPDRQQVPGPDPAGCETRTPLLSEATSAGATEQTSQCTRILSTFQYKQNLIPDWRPPGPLLIES, encoded by the exons ATGTTTCGTCGGTGCTTCAACCGCTGG tgtggaggggACGAAAATAGAGTGGACAGCAGGACCATCTACGTTGGACACCGGCGCTGTCCCGGCACAAACACATACCTCCCTCTCAAATTCTGTGACAACAGGATCATTTCCTCCAAG TATACCGTGTGGAACTTCCTTCCCAAGAACCTCTTTGAACAGTTCAGAAGAATCGCCAATTTCTACTTCCTAATTATATTCCTGGTGCAG GTGATTGTGGACACACCCACCAGTCCAGTGACCAGCGGGCTGCCACTCTTCTTCGTGATCACAGTGACCGCCATCAAACAG GGCTATGAGGACTGGCTCAGACACAAGGCAGACAACGAGGTGAACAAGTACCTGGTGAGCGTGCAGGAGGACGGTGGGGCGGTGCGCAAGGAGAGCGAGGAGATCAAG GTGGGGGATGTTGTGGAGGTCACTGAGGATGAGACCTTTCCCTGCGACCTCATCCTGCTGCAGTCCACTCGAGACGATGGTACCTGCTTCGTCACCACGGCCAGCCTGGACGGGGAGTCCAACCACAAG ACTCACTTCACAGTGGCGGACACAGAGAAGCATCTGGATTCCTTCTACGCCACCATTGAGTGTGAGCAGCCTCAGCCAGACCTCTATAA GTTTGTTGGCAGAATGCACATCACTAAGGATGGCCTGGAGCCTATTGTGAG gtcATTAGGGCCAGAGAATCTGCTGCTGAAAGGAGCCACCTTAAAAAACACCAAGAAGATCTATG GTGTAGCTGTTTACACTGGGATGGAAACTAAGATGGCTTTGAACTACCAGGGGAAATCCCAGAAGCGCTCTGCAGTGGAGAA GTCGATCAACGCCTTTCTGATTGTGTACCTCTGCATCCTCATCAGCAAGGCCCTGGTGTGCACCACGCTCAAGTACGTGTGGCAGAGCCACCCAGGCCATGATGAGCCCTGGTACAACCAGAAAACACAGAAAGAGAAGGATACCAACAAG TTCCTCAAGATGTTCACAGACTTCCTGTCGTTCATGGTCCTGTTCAATTTCATCATCCCGGTGTCCATGTACGTTACCGTGGAGATGCAGAAGTTCCTGGGCTCGTTCTTCATCTCCTGGGACAAGGACTTCTTCGACCCGGAGATCCAGGAGGGAGCTCTCGTCAACACCTCTGATCTCAACGAGGAGCTGGGGCAG GTGGAGTACGTGTTCACAGACAAGACGGGCACTCTGACTCAAAATAACATGGAGTTCATCGAGTGCTGCATCGACGGCTATCAGTACAACTACCGGGACTCCAGAACCGAGCTGGACGGGTTCTGTGTCACCGACGGGCCCGTCAGCAAACTACAAGAGAAGGCAGGCAAG gAGAAGGAGGAGCTGTTCCTGCGGGCGCTGTGCCTGTGCCACACTGTCCAGGTGAAGGAGGGCACGGAGCTGCATGGCATGGACGAGGTGGATGGGATCGGGGCGAGCGACGATGCAGAGCAGTGCTGCTACATCGCCTCCTCCCCAGACGAGGTGGCGCTGGTCAAGGGAGCCAAGAA GTACGGGTTCATGTTCCTGGGCATGGAAGGTAAACATATGAAAATGCAGAACAGGAACAAAGACGTTGAACA gtatgaGCTCCTCCATGTGTTGAACTTTGATCCAGTGAGGCGGCGGATGAGCGTGATTGTGAAGACTAAGTCAG GGGAGACCCTTCTGTTCTGTAAAGGTGCCGACTCCTCGGTGTTCCCACGAGTGCAGGCGGAGGAGGTGGAGAGGATCCGGATGCACGTGGAGCGCAACGCCatg GAGGGGTACCGCACCCTGTGCGTGGCGTACAAGTCTCTGAGCTCGGAGGAGTTTGAGCAGACGGACGCAGCGCTGCAGGATGCCCGGCTCGCCCTGCAGGACCGTGAGGAGAGGCTGGCACAGGTGTACGACCAAGTGGAGGCGGGCATGCACCTCATCGGGGCCACCGCTGTGGAGGACAG gctgcAGGAGGAGGCTGCAGAGACGATGGAAGCCCTGCACGGTGCTGGGATGAAGGTCTGGGTGCTCACCGGAGACAAGATGGAGACAGCCAAGTCCACCTGCTATGCCTGCCGCCTCTTCCTGAAGAGCACAGAGCTGCTGGAGCTGACTGTGCGCACCCTGGAGGAGGGGGGTCGCCCGAGAGAGGAGAAGCTGCACGAGCTGCTGCTAGACTACCACAAGAGAGCTGTGCAGGACCGGCACAAAGACAAGGACAAGGAGGCGGTCACCAG GAGCTGGTCCTCTGGGTTCCGGGAGTTTGGCTTCATTGTGGACGGTGCCACGCTGTCTCTGGTGCTGAACGCCTCCCCTGATGCCAGTGCCAATCGCTACAAGAGCCTCTTCCTGCAGATCTGCCAGAACTGCACCGCCGTGCTCTGCTGTCGGATGGCGCCGCTGCAGAAAGCTCAG ATTGTGAAGATGGTTAAGAAttccaaaggcagccccatcacCCTGTCTATAGGTGATGGAGCCAACGATGTCAGCATGATACTGGAAGCACATGTGGGCATCG gTGTGAAGGGTAAGGAGGGCCGGCAGGCAGTGCGGAACAGCGACTACGCCATCCCCAAGCTGAAACACCTGAAGAAGCTGCTCCTGGTGCACGGGCACCTCTACTACGTCAGGATCGCACACCTGGTGCAGTACTTCTTCTACAAG AATCTTTGCTTCATTTTACCTCAATTCTTATACCAGTTTTTCTGTGGATTCTCTCAACAA CCCCTGTACGACGCTGCCTACCTGACGATGTACAATATCTGCTTCACCTCCATGCCCATCGTGGCCTACAGTCTGCTGGAGCAACACATCTGCATTGAGAGCCTGCTGGAAAACTCCTCGCTCTACAG AGGGATCGCTAAGAACGCAATGCTGCGCTGGGGTCCCTTCCTGTACTGGACGCTGCTGGGGCTTTTTGAGGGGCTTGTCTTCTTTTTCGGGGTGTACCAGCTCTTCTGGAATCCCGCCCTGGCAGACAACGGGCAG GTTTTTGGAAACTGGACTTTTGGCACAATTGTGTTTACAGTTCTAGTGTTTACAGTAACCCTGAAG CTGGCAATGGACACTCGACACTGGACCTGGGTCAACCACTTTGTCATCTGGGGCTCACTAGCTTTCTACATCTTCTTCTCTTTCTTCTGGGGAGGAATCATATG GCCCTTCATGCAGCAGCAGCGTCTCTACTTTGTCTTCGCTAACATGCTGAGCTCGGTGTCAGCCTGGCTCATCATCATCCTTCTCATCGTGGTCAGTCTGCTGCCGGACATCGTGATCGGGGTCTTCCGCCAGCCGCAGGGGCCAGACCGCCAACAG GTACCGGGGCCGGACCCTGCTGGCTGTGAGACTCGCACTCCTCTGCTGTCGGAGGCAACCTCTGCAGGGGCTACTGAGCAGACATCGCAGTGTACCAGGATCTTATCAACATTTCAATACAAACAAAATCTGATCCCTGATTGGAGACCACCCGGGCCTCTGCTGATTGAGAGCTGA